The Arthrobacter burdickii genome window below encodes:
- a CDS encoding purine-nucleoside phosphorylase, translating into MTSDPFDLARDAADHIARATGIDRHDTALVLGSGWGEAAELIGETTHTLDAADIPGFSAPAVVGHTGTVRSIRTANGKRALVLGARTHFYEGKGVRAVVHGVRTAAAAGATTMILTNGCGGLQEHWQPGTPVLISDHINLTASSPLEGATFVDLTDLYSSRLRSLARSVDPTLDEGVYAQFTGPHYETPAEVQYAKRIGADLVGMSTALEAIAARHAGMEVFGISLVTNLAAGISPVPLSHTEVLEAGHAAGPRISRLLADIVATI; encoded by the coding sequence GTGACTTCCGATCCTTTTGACCTGGCCCGCGACGCTGCCGACCATATCGCCCGCGCTACCGGCATCGACCGGCACGACACCGCCCTCGTTCTCGGCTCCGGCTGGGGCGAGGCGGCCGAGCTGATCGGCGAGACGACGCATACCCTCGACGCCGCCGACATCCCCGGGTTCTCGGCCCCCGCCGTCGTCGGCCACACCGGCACCGTCCGTTCCATCCGAACGGCGAACGGCAAGCGCGCCCTCGTGCTCGGTGCCCGGACGCACTTCTACGAAGGCAAGGGAGTGCGGGCCGTGGTGCACGGCGTGCGGACGGCAGCGGCCGCCGGCGCGACGACCATGATCCTCACCAACGGGTGCGGTGGCCTGCAGGAACACTGGCAGCCCGGCACCCCGGTCCTCATCAGCGACCACATCAACCTCACGGCGTCCTCGCCGCTGGAAGGGGCGACCTTCGTCGACCTGACCGACCTCTACTCCTCACGCCTGCGCAGCCTCGCACGCAGCGTGGACCCGACACTCGACGAGGGCGTCTACGCACAGTTCACCGGCCCGCACTACGAGACCCCGGCCGAGGTGCAGTACGCGAAGCGCATCGGTGCCGACCTCGTCGGCATGTCCACCGCCCTCGAGGCCATCGCCGCCCGGCACGCGGGCATGGAGGTCTTCGGCATCTCGCTGGTGACCAACCTGGCGGCCGGCATCAGCCCGGTGCCCCTCAGCCACACCGAGGTCCTCGAGGCGGGGCATGCCGCAGGACCGCGCATCTCGCGCCTGCTCGCAGACATCGTGGCCACGATCTAG
- a CDS encoding phospho-sugar mutase, with product MTTSELDTLLSTADSWAAADPDPQTAEELRALVGSVRARNGSAAVSEQELRDRFSGPLAFGTAGLRAALGAGPNRMNRVVVRRAAAGVAAHALDLAAGAYAPRAVVGFDARHNSRIFAEETAAIFTAAGIETFLMPRELPTPVLAYAIRALECEVGIMVTASHNPPQDNGYKVYLGGRAVEEDARGVQIVAPHDAGIAARIDEVGAIESVGLASAGWTVLPESVEADYLASVSALADPAITARDLRIVLTPLHGVGGRTAQAVLAAAGFSDVTVVERQADPDPDFPTVAFPNPEEPGALDLALETAAQVDADLVIANDPDADRVALAAREPSTGAWRMLRGDEVGTLLGLHLAARLTADARDGVARDGAAGHPARRSVFANSIVSSRLLGRIAGMSGIDHAQTLTGFKWIARVHDLSFGYEEALGYCVAPELVRDKDGISAGLLLAELAAATKAAGRTLFDLLDDAFLVHGLHASDQLSVRVGSLGLLGAMMNRLRENPPSSFAGSPVSVAEDLAQGSAHLPPTDGLLYLTHDETRVIIRPSGTEPKLKCYLEVVEPVGSTAELEDAKTAARTRLDAVKRDVGEALGL from the coding sequence ATGACCACCTCTGAACTGGACACCCTCCTCTCCACCGCCGACTCGTGGGCGGCCGCGGATCCGGACCCGCAGACGGCGGAGGAACTCCGCGCGCTCGTGGGATCCGTCCGGGCTCGGAACGGGTCGGCCGCCGTCTCCGAGCAGGAACTGCGGGACCGCTTCTCCGGGCCGCTCGCCTTCGGCACCGCTGGCCTGCGCGCTGCCCTGGGCGCAGGCCCCAACCGGATGAACCGCGTGGTGGTGCGCCGCGCCGCTGCCGGTGTCGCCGCCCACGCGTTGGACCTCGCCGCCGGTGCCTACGCACCCCGCGCCGTCGTCGGGTTCGATGCCCGCCACAACTCCCGGATCTTCGCCGAGGAGACCGCCGCGATCTTCACCGCGGCCGGCATCGAGACCTTCCTGATGCCGCGCGAACTCCCCACCCCGGTGCTGGCCTACGCGATCCGCGCCCTGGAGTGCGAGGTGGGCATCATGGTCACGGCCAGCCACAACCCGCCGCAGGACAACGGATACAAGGTGTACCTGGGCGGGCGTGCCGTGGAGGAGGATGCGCGCGGTGTCCAGATCGTCGCCCCGCATGACGCCGGCATCGCCGCCCGGATCGACGAGGTCGGCGCCATCGAGAGCGTCGGGCTCGCGTCCGCGGGCTGGACGGTGCTGCCCGAGAGCGTCGAGGCGGACTACTTAGCCTCCGTCTCGGCCCTCGCCGACCCGGCCATCACGGCCCGTGACCTCCGGATCGTCCTCACTCCCCTGCACGGCGTCGGCGGGCGGACGGCGCAGGCCGTGCTGGCTGCCGCCGGATTCTCCGACGTCACCGTCGTCGAACGGCAGGCCGATCCCGATCCCGACTTCCCGACCGTCGCCTTCCCCAACCCGGAGGAGCCGGGGGCGCTGGACCTCGCCCTGGAGACCGCCGCACAGGTGGACGCCGACCTCGTGATCGCCAACGACCCCGACGCCGACCGTGTGGCACTCGCGGCACGCGAGCCGTCCACCGGCGCGTGGCGCATGCTGCGCGGCGACGAGGTGGGGACACTGCTCGGCCTGCACCTGGCGGCGCGCCTCACGGCGGACGCACGTGACGGGGTTGCCCGGGACGGAGCCGCGGGGCACCCTGCCCGCCGCAGCGTGTTCGCGAACTCGATCGTGTCCTCCCGCCTCCTCGGGCGCATCGCCGGGATGTCCGGGATCGACCACGCCCAGACCCTGACGGGCTTCAAGTGGATCGCCCGCGTCCACGACCTCTCCTTCGGCTACGAGGAGGCCCTGGGCTACTGCGTGGCACCCGAACTCGTGCGGGACAAGGACGGGATCTCAGCAGGGCTGCTGCTGGCGGAACTGGCCGCCGCGACGAAGGCGGCCGGCCGCACGCTCTTCGACCTGCTGGATGACGCCTTCCTCGTCCACGGCTTGCACGCCTCCGACCAGCTCTCCGTCCGCGTGGGGAGCCTCGGCCTGCTGGGCGCCATGATGAACCGGCTTCGGGAGAACCCGCCGTCGTCCTTCGCCGGCTCGCCGGTGAGCGTCGCGGAGGACCTCGCCCAGGGGTCGGCGCACCTGCCGCCCACGGACGGGCTGCTGTATCTGACGCACGACGAGACGCGCGTCATCATCCGGCCTAGCGGCACCGAGCCGAAGCTCAAGTGCTACCTGGAGGTCGTGGAGCCCGTCGGGTCCACGGCGGAGCTCGAGGACGCCAAGACCGCGGCCCGTACGCGCCTCGACGCGGTCAAGCGCGACGTCGGGGAGGCGCTCGGCCTCTGA
- a CDS encoding NAD(P)H-quinone dehydrogenase, which produces MTNQLDFSSLRLAILGGGPGGYEAALVAASLGAKVTVVERQGLGGSAVLTDVVPSKTLIATADTMTRFTDASGLGVHFSADSRVFADLDKVNQRLLKLAVEQSSDIRATLERLGVRVIIGTGKLLDNHRLEVESDGETTIVEADAVLLAVGSTPRELPSAMPDGERIFNWTQLYNLRQIPEHLIVVGSGVTGAEFASAYNGLGSKVTLISSRDRVLPGEDADAAEVLEGVFKDRGMTVLSQSRAQAVDRTDDGVIVHLADGRTVEGTHCLVAVGAVPNTADIGLEEAGVAVNESGHIRVDGVSRTTAPNVYAAGDCTGVFALASVAAMQGRIAIAHLMGDSVSPIKLKQVASNIFTSPEIATVGVTEEDIESGRYQGDVVKLSLHTNARAKMMNVKDGFVKVISRKGSGTVIGGVVVGPRASELIFPLALAVTKKLHVDDVANTFTVYPSLTGSISEAARRLHVHI; this is translated from the coding sequence GTGACCAACCAACTCGATTTCAGTTCATTGCGCCTGGCGATCCTGGGCGGGGGCCCCGGCGGCTACGAAGCGGCACTGGTGGCGGCCTCGCTCGGTGCGAAGGTGACCGTCGTCGAACGGCAGGGCCTCGGCGGATCGGCGGTCCTCACGGACGTCGTGCCGTCCAAGACCCTCATCGCCACGGCGGACACCATGACACGCTTCACCGACGCGAGCGGGCTGGGTGTCCACTTCTCCGCGGACAGCAGGGTCTTCGCGGACCTGGACAAGGTCAACCAGCGGCTGCTGAAGCTCGCCGTGGAGCAGTCCTCGGACATCCGCGCCACCCTCGAACGCCTCGGCGTCCGCGTCATCATCGGTACCGGGAAGCTCCTGGACAACCACCGGCTCGAGGTCGAGTCCGACGGCGAGACCACGATCGTCGAGGCCGACGCCGTCCTCCTCGCGGTTGGTTCGACGCCGCGCGAACTGCCCAGCGCGATGCCCGACGGCGAGCGCATCTTCAACTGGACGCAGCTCTACAACCTCCGCCAGATCCCCGAGCACCTGATCGTCGTCGGCTCCGGTGTCACCGGCGCGGAGTTCGCGAGTGCCTACAACGGGCTCGGGTCCAAGGTCACGCTGATCTCCAGCCGCGACCGTGTGCTGCCCGGCGAGGACGCCGACGCCGCCGAGGTGCTCGAGGGCGTGTTCAAGGACCGCGGCATGACGGTCCTCTCGCAGTCGCGTGCCCAGGCCGTCGACCGCACGGACGACGGCGTGATCGTCCACCTGGCGGACGGACGGACCGTCGAGGGCACCCACTGCCTCGTCGCGGTCGGCGCCGTCCCGAACACCGCGGACATCGGCCTCGAGGAAGCAGGTGTCGCCGTCAACGAGTCCGGCCACATCCGCGTCGACGGCGTCTCCCGCACCACGGCCCCGAACGTCTACGCGGCGGGGGACTGCACGGGCGTCTTCGCCCTCGCCTCGGTCGCGGCGATGCAGGGCAGGATCGCCATCGCCCACCTCATGGGCGATTCGGTCAGCCCCATCAAGCTCAAGCAGGTCGCCTCGAACATCTTCACCTCCCCGGAGATCGCCACGGTCGGCGTGACGGAGGAGGACATCGAGTCCGGGCGGTACCAGGGCGACGTCGTCAAGCTCTCCCTGCACACCAATGCCCGCGCGAAGATGATGAACGTCAAGGACGGCTTCGTGAAGGTGATCTCGCGCAAGGGCTCCGGCACCGTGATCGGCGGCGTCGTCGTCGGGCCGCGCGCGTCCGAGCTGATCTTCCCGCTCGCGCTCGCCGTGACCAAGAAACTGCACGTGGACGACGTCGCCAACACGTTCACCGTGTACCCGTCGCTGACCGGGTCCATCTCGGAGGCGGCGCGGCGCCTGCACGTGCACATCTAG